The following proteins come from a genomic window of Natrinema saccharevitans:
- a CDS encoding rhomboid family intramembrane serine protease — MKRRSRSRSQVGTYLQADSGTDESGPRSSSAVLEVLVVFVLVFVVQGLTALVGVMGTFFVLGPPLTANPWTIVTSVYAHDGLGHLVSNGLALLVFGWPVARATTRARFHAFVAVTGAVAGTAQIVLTRLLASVPLVPVAPSPGVLGASGAVFALLGYLLASNRLSSGLGSIVDVPPWLSALVVVGLAVAVTAATASPGVALLAHFTGFVVGAVAGRARVLAVGAGRDSARV, encoded by the coding sequence ATGAAACGGCGCTCTCGGTCACGATCACAGGTAGGGACGTACCTGCAGGCCGATTCCGGGACCGACGAGTCGGGGCCCCGCTCGAGCAGCGCCGTCCTCGAGGTGCTGGTCGTCTTCGTCCTCGTCTTCGTCGTCCAGGGGCTGACCGCGCTGGTCGGCGTGATGGGGACGTTCTTCGTCCTCGGACCGCCGCTGACCGCCAACCCGTGGACGATCGTCACGAGCGTCTACGCCCACGACGGCCTCGGCCACCTCGTCTCGAACGGCCTCGCCTTGCTGGTCTTCGGCTGGCCGGTCGCGCGAGCGACGACGCGGGCCCGCTTTCACGCCTTCGTCGCCGTGACGGGCGCGGTCGCTGGAACCGCCCAGATCGTTCTCACGCGACTGCTGGCGTCGGTGCCACTGGTCCCCGTCGCCCCCTCGCCCGGCGTCCTCGGTGCCAGCGGCGCCGTCTTCGCCCTGCTCGGCTACCTCCTCGCGTCGAACCGCCTCTCGAGCGGGCTGGGCTCGATCGTCGACGTCCCGCCCTGGCTGTCGGCGCTCGTGGTCGTCGGCCTCGCGGTCGCGGTCACCGCTGCGACCGCCTCCCCCGGCGTCGCCCTGCTCGCGCACTTCACCGGCTTCGTCGTCGGTGCCGTCGCCGGGCGGGCACGCGTCCTCGCTGTCGGAGCAGGGAGGGACTCCGCGAGAGTCTGA
- a CDS encoding DUF7563 family protein, whose amino-acid sequence MVGVSTTLSRQVTQSTCLHCGTHVTDRFRRVFGDDEDRAHRCGDCDTYARLSRGSAAGVDVAVPDPETSEGRHGGEADA is encoded by the coding sequence GTGGTCGGCGTGAGTACCACACTCTCGAGACAGGTAACGCAGTCTACCTGTCTCCATTGTGGCACTCATGTGACGGACCGGTTCCGCCGGGTCTTCGGCGACGACGAGGACCGGGCCCACCGCTGTGGTGACTGCGATACGTACGCGCGTCTGAGCCGCGGGTCCGCCGCTGGTGTCGACGTGGCGGTCCCCGATCCGGAAACCTCCGAGGGCCGCCACGGGGGTGAGGCCGATGCGTAG
- a CDS encoding DNA cytosine methyltransferase: MRSGFVRASELYDVDSRTPIAHPADQATDADVRRALEDREICTDGGQSSSGTERTRVLNLYAGIGGNRKLWDDIDVTAVEIDEEVAAEYQRQYPEDDVIVADAHTFLKQHYDDDWDFIWSSPPCQSHSSVSYAMWHSDEAHNASREPDYPDMRLYQEIVFLEKIFDGDWVVENVDPYYDELIPGQKVGRHLFWSNYHIPDFDVPERDFPFTSGNPSDRNKLESWLGISLSKNIYLGTSNDPTQVLRNAVHPELGKHVFDSRDTYEQQTLLAVADGGEPCSRDTATDSEDGGSR; encoded by the coding sequence ATGCGTAGTGGGTTCGTCCGGGCGAGCGAGCTGTACGATGTCGATAGTCGGACGCCCATCGCCCATCCGGCCGATCAAGCGACCGACGCCGACGTTCGCCGCGCGCTCGAGGATCGAGAGATCTGTACCGACGGCGGACAGTCCTCGAGCGGTACCGAACGAACACGTGTCCTGAATCTGTACGCCGGGATCGGCGGCAACCGGAAGCTGTGGGACGACATTGACGTGACGGCCGTCGAGATCGACGAGGAAGTGGCTGCTGAGTATCAGCGCCAGTACCCGGAGGACGACGTGATCGTCGCGGACGCTCACACGTTCTTGAAACAGCACTACGACGACGATTGGGACTTTATCTGGTCGAGTCCACCGTGTCAGAGTCACTCAAGCGTTAGCTACGCGATGTGGCATTCCGACGAGGCGCACAACGCGAGTCGAGAGCCGGACTATCCGGATATGCGACTCTATCAAGAGATTGTCTTCCTCGAGAAGATTTTCGACGGGGACTGGGTCGTCGAAAACGTCGATCCATACTACGACGAACTGATTCCGGGTCAGAAAGTCGGGAGACACCTGTTCTGGTCGAACTATCACATCCCCGATTTCGACGTACCAGAGCGTGATTTCCCGTTCACCAGTGGGAACCCCTCCGACCGGAACAAACTCGAGTCGTGGTTAGGTATCTCGCTGTCCAAGAACATCTATCTGGGTACCTCGAACGATCCGACTCAGGTACTTCGGAACGCGGTCCACCCTGAACTCGGAAAACACGTCTTCGACTCGAGGGACACCTACGAGCAGCAGACGTTACTTGCAGTCGCGGATGGTGGGGAGCCGTGTTCGCGCGACACAGCGACCGATAGCGAGGACGGTGGTTCGCGATGA
- a CDS encoding DUF7845 domain-containing protein, whose protein sequence is MSQVETTPHEIEGRWKWPDWGRGPYDALSSVMLGPPFEGYLEIDTEIDGEPWHLEVSYSKSGFAPRLSDGINAERLYEWDIKGRGRGERKASYNLSPRFPNMRHWESGERLQLPWENQVGEVDGVDVEFHTSNIEPERGLELLPEFFEAIFDHAGERIHSEYFRTEPHPASRMWAYERYVRIRREWAEKLSSAGVLQKVAHYLSDLEGVKAELHIDNQEIINHQNRLFLNPTSAGELLPGHTYGRKFEIYQLADPDAVSKDHPSYHPKVEVLVNKSMNDGEGWAWADRHEVTEQIEETLLNALHWEDIPLGPDGSGVYVADDHFDAVARDDLVELYEDPTPRLEAKTDHLLMTTLRDMGDTARDVTETVATDGGATVDDLADQLGKHPATIYRAISDLGEILELDQGDVSFRARKYREELRALVESAEYAIESYADRMQHIMGLADHVAESSPFQEWLAKNGADLEFDENGDPRQMRIDTILSRLKADSFENVATIATEALEKWSKSGNDPTVLRGVELTWKTPGGGTETGFVGAVADR, encoded by the coding sequence GTGTCCCAAGTCGAGACGACACCGCACGAGATCGAGGGCCGATGGAAGTGGCCCGATTGGGGTCGCGGTCCGTACGACGCGCTGTCATCGGTGATGCTCGGGCCGCCCTTCGAGGGCTACCTCGAGATCGACACCGAGATCGACGGCGAGCCCTGGCACCTCGAGGTCAGCTACAGCAAGTCCGGCTTCGCGCCGCGACTATCGGACGGGATCAACGCCGAGCGGCTCTACGAGTGGGACATCAAGGGCCGCGGGCGCGGTGAGCGGAAGGCATCGTACAACCTCTCACCGCGGTTCCCGAACATGCGTCACTGGGAGAGCGGCGAGCGACTACAGCTCCCGTGGGAGAATCAGGTCGGCGAGGTCGACGGCGTCGACGTCGAGTTCCACACCAGCAACATCGAACCCGAGCGCGGACTCGAGCTGCTACCGGAGTTCTTCGAGGCGATTTTCGATCATGCCGGCGAGCGGATTCACTCCGAGTACTTCAGAACCGAGCCGCACCCGGCGAGTCGGATGTGGGCGTACGAGCGCTACGTCCGCATTCGCCGCGAGTGGGCGGAAAAGCTGTCGTCGGCCGGTGTGCTGCAGAAGGTCGCGCACTATCTCTCCGATCTCGAGGGCGTGAAGGCCGAACTCCATATCGACAATCAGGAGATCATCAACCACCAGAACCGGCTGTTCTTGAACCCCACGTCGGCCGGCGAGTTGCTGCCCGGCCACACCTACGGGCGGAAGTTCGAGATTTACCAGCTGGCCGATCCGGACGCGGTCTCGAAAGATCACCCGTCGTACCATCCGAAAGTGGAGGTTCTGGTGAACAAGTCGATGAACGACGGCGAGGGATGGGCGTGGGCCGATCGCCACGAGGTCACCGAGCAGATCGAGGAGACGCTGTTGAACGCGCTCCACTGGGAAGACATCCCGCTCGGGCCCGACGGGAGCGGCGTTTACGTCGCGGACGATCACTTCGACGCGGTCGCCCGTGACGACCTGGTCGAACTCTACGAGGACCCCACACCCCGCCTCGAGGCGAAGACGGACCACCTGTTGATGACGACGTTGCGGGACATGGGCGACACCGCCCGCGACGTGACCGAGACGGTCGCGACCGACGGCGGTGCGACCGTCGACGATCTCGCCGACCAGCTGGGGAAGCACCCCGCGACGATCTACCGGGCGATCTCCGACCTCGGCGAGATCCTCGAGCTAGATCAGGGCGACGTGTCGTTCCGGGCCCGAAAGTATCGGGAGGAACTGCGGGCGCTCGTCGAGTCGGCCGAGTACGCGATCGAGAGCTACGCCGACCGGATGCAACACATCATGGGTTTGGCCGACCACGTCGCCGAGTCGTCGCCCTTCCAGGAGTGGCTCGCGAAGAACGGCGCCGACCTCGAGTTCGACGAGAACGGCGATCCGCGACAGATGCGGATCGATACGATCCTCTCGCGACTGAAGGCCGATAGCTTCGAGAACGTCGCGACGATCGCCACCGAGGCCCTCGAGAAGTGGTCGAAGTCGGGGAACGACCCGACCGTCCTCCGCGGTGTCGAGCTTACCTGGAAGACTCCGGGCGGCGGGACTGAGACCGGATTCGTCGGCGCAGTTGCGGACCGCTGA
- a CDS encoding DUF7692 domain-containing protein — protein MRIRTDGDYAYRRDAIERAADFYDCNKTKAVVSACDDVPKFVQAARQVLERDDLTLEQRREIAETLSTRAMTFDIEDEIVVTTE, from the coding sequence ATGCGAATCAGGACCGACGGCGACTACGCGTACCGACGGGACGCGATCGAACGCGCGGCCGACTTCTACGACTGCAACAAGACGAAAGCGGTCGTGAGCGCCTGCGACGACGTACCGAAGTTCGTCCAAGCCGCCCGTCAAGTCCTCGAGCGCGACGACCTCACCCTCGAGCAGCGCCGGGAGATCGCCGAGACGCTGTCGACGCGAGCGATGACGTTCGATATCGAAGACGAGATCGTCGTCACTACAGAGTGA